In Mytilus galloprovincialis chromosome 1, xbMytGall1.hap1.1, whole genome shotgun sequence, the following are encoded in one genomic region:
- the LOC143045185 gene encoding adhesion G protein-coupled receptor B1-like, translating into MSPGKASQKHKAALSLISVVGCGISIVFLVITIFIYFKIWRYVEPDSSQILMHLCISMIITYIVYLAGITRTENEVVCTSIAIALQYILLVYLTLMLVGGIQVALMVILVFYRSFVRWLLAACWVVPAIIVSSSAGVSKLDGYGSSEYCWLSLESKLIWAILGPALLVVVINLILLVIVMNKLKKSKGLAAKTLKEKSRPRILIICILLPLLGITWMLGAYYIKEDVLVLHYLFSICNSLQGFFIFLFHCIFCNQVGQGYLQCMRKRKESRTLSSTDSINISYQRRLNQLKIYPDKHIPHFPNEEFIKPSDNREEPFPDYPKEATQNVENSIYNFNRLARTVYYDSKYDNRGYSPFDIPK; encoded by the exons ATGAGCCCTGGAAAAGCT TCACAAAAGCATAAAGCGGCATTGAGTCTGATATCAGTCGTTGGATGTGGAATTTCAATTGTATTTCTAGTTATCAcgattttcatttatttcaaaatctgGAG GTATGTTGAGCCTGACAGCTCTCAAATTTTAATGCACCTATGTATATCAATGATCATAACCTACATTGTGTACCTCGCTGGCATAACAAGAACTGAAAACGAG GTGGTGTGTACATCAATAGCCATAGCATTACAGTATATTCTTTTAGTATACTTGACACTCATGTTAGTAGGAGGAATCCAAGTAGCATTAATGGTCATTCTAGTATTCTATCGTTCATTTGTACGTTGGTTACTAGCTGCTTGCTGGG TTGTTCCTGCCATTATCGTTAGCAGTTCAGCAGGTGTGTCTAAACTGGATGGTTATGGAAGTTCTGAATA TTGTTGGCTATCACTGGAATCAAAACTTATCTGGGCAATACTTGGACCAGCATTGTTAGTTGTTGTG ATTAACCTGATACTACTTGTCATAGTGATGAACAAGTTGAAGAAAAGTAAAGGGTTGGCTGCAAAAACATTGAAGGAAAAATCAAG ACCTCGAATCCTCATTATTTGTATCCTTTTACCATTACTTGGAATCACATGGATGCTTGGAGCTtactatataaaagaagatgtacTAGTGTTGCATTATCTGTTTTCTATTTGTAACTCACTTCAG ggttttttcatttttttgttccATTGCATATTTTGCAATCAG GTTGGGCAAGGGTATCTACAATGTATGAGAAAACGGAAAGAAAGTCGTACGTTATCGTCGACAGATTCTATAAATATT AGTTATCAACGAAGACTAAATCAGCTAAAAATTTATCCCGACAAACATATACCTCACTTCCCAAATGAAGAATTTATCAAACCATCAGACAACCGAGAAGAACCGTTTCCAGATTATCCGAAGGAAGCAACACAAAATGTAGAAAATTCTATATACAACTTCAACAGACTGGCCCGAACCGTATATTATGATTCCAAATACGACAATAGAGGGTATTCGCCGTTCGATATTCCGAAATAA